The following coding sequences lie in one Mustelus asterias chromosome 8, sMusAst1.hap1.1, whole genome shotgun sequence genomic window:
- the LOC144497924 gene encoding GTP-binding protein Di-Ras2-like, which translates to MPEQSNDYRVVVFGAAGVGKSSLVLRFVRGTFRETYIPTIEDTYRQVISCDKNICTLQITDTTGSHQFPAMQRLSISKGHAFILVYSVTSKQSMEELQPIYEQICQIKGNIQNIPIMLVGNKSDETQREVEATEGEALATKWMCSFMETSAKLNYNVQELFQELLNLEKRRPVSLQVDGKKSKQQKRKDKLKGKCSLM; encoded by the coding sequence ATGCCAGAGCAAAGCAATGATTATAGGGTAGTTGTGTTTGGAGCTGCAGGAGTTGGGAAAAGTTCCTTAGTCTTGCGCTTTGTCAGAGGAACTTTCAGAGAAACATACATTCCAACAATCGAAGATACATACAGGCAAGTAATAAGCTGTGATAAAAATATCTGTACACTTCAAATCACAGACACCACAGGGAGTCATCAGTTTCCTGCAATGCAGAGGCTATCCATTTCCAAAGGGCATGCTTTCATTCTGGTATACTCTGTGACCAGCAAACAATCCATGGAGGAACTTCAGCCCATCTATGAGCAGATCTGTCAAATCAAAGGGAACATTCAGAACATCCCCATCATGCTAGTGGGAAATAAGAGTGATGAGACTCAGAGGGAAGTGGAGGCCACTGAAGGAGAAGCTCTGGCCACAAAGTGGATGTGTTCTTTTATGGAGACCTCTGCTAAACTCAACTACAATGTGCAGGAACTTTTCCAAGAGTTGCTTAATTTGGAAAAGAGGAGACCAGTGAGCCTGCAAGTGGATGGAAAGAAATCCAAACAACAGAAGAGAAAAGATAAACTGAAAGGAAAATGTTCCCTAATGTGA